The nucleotide window TTTTAACGAACGATGCTAaaagtagagaaaaaaatagGTTAAAAAGCTGGAACtaaatgaataaattctaaataaactgGACTGGACACAATTTTCCCAATTGATATTTATCGCCGTCAACATTATTTCagctacaaataattttattaaaaattattaaaataaaacttacgacttatctatggaaagcCGCTCTCAACTGAGCTCAAATTTGAAGTTAATTTTCACGTAGTGATGCTTTACCGGTTGGTTACTTCATGGCAGCTTAGCTTCTAGCCTGACAGCAGTGGAAcggcgaatataaagaatagaTTAACCACAAATTCACTAAATTTACTCTTTTTTCCCTCTTTCCTTTTACCCTTTTCTTTACCCCCTTtcctaggttaggttaggttaggttgcaaAATTAGATTGATAAGAaaggtatttaaatttaatgaatgaatttgTATCAGTAAATGACTTTACCACTTTAACAAATTATCTGTACCGGCTGTCCTAAGATTGAAGATGCAGTACACATAAACAACTGAAATTATCCaaattacataataaattttattacatttttcttaTCACTTATCTCTATCAGTAGTCTAATCTacaattataaagaaataattgaaatagattatttttttctaggTAGGGGAGAACAGGGCAAAGCGGCTTATTTGGATAATTCTGAGACTGCACAATATGACGCTTTGTACAAAGTTAACGGATTCAACGCTCTTCTTAGCGATAAGATTGCACTAGATAGAGCCGTACCTGATATTAGACATGTAGGGTAAGATCTAATAagtaattatttgataattacaGGGTGAGGgcgagatatggcaacaccgatgtGAATATGTCGATTCTGAAATTGTCTTTTGACAAATTACAATCCTGTAAAGTGggatttttcaatgaaaatatataaccAAATTCTCGGAATTgaacaataattcaaaaattttgatgtaCTTTGAGATAACGAAAAGTTCTGACCATAGAAACACTAAAACCTCGATGTccatcaaatattcaaaaatcgttgttatcaaatcaaattcattttaatttttagatgtAAATCTAAGAAATATCTCAAGAACCTTCCCACCGTTAGTGTTATTGTACCATTTCATAACGAACATTGGACAACATTGTTAAGGACAGCTGTAAGTGTAATTAATAGATCGCCGCCTCATCTTTTGAAGGAAATTATTCTAGTCGACGATTTTAGTTCAAAACGTAAGTGATTTCGATgtaaaaattatcgattttcgggaaattttattatgatgaaGGGTTGTTATATGTACACAAAATACCAACTTGCGTTTCAATATAGGGATAGTCAAAAACAGTTATAAAAACTTAGGTAATACATTCTGGTTGTGAACATCTTCAGACTTGAATTGGGAAACCAAATTTAGCACATCAATTTGGTCTGAATCATgcttcatttttgaaaatacgtcAATTTCTGAGGAACTATCAACAAAACATGCTTCTTTGATACGGTATTAACAAACTCAGTTGTTATTCGTCGAAGTCGTTAGCACTAATTCCATATCGCAGAGTAGAACTGGCTGGTTTTTTTCCAACTCGTGACCTAATGTTCCTCACTCAATGTTTTCAACAGAGGGTAGTGAAACGTTTTTAAAGAAAGGGCTTGAGGTAAATCATATTCAAGATGAACATCTCCTCCTCCTATTTTAGGTGGAAATTTTCTTTTGCGCTAAACTGTTGGTCCTTCAAAGTCCTgcttcagtaaaaaatttttgaaattcttcttcagttctCAAACCATTTATGGACATAGCTACGGTGTCAGCGACATGGAGTACTTCATGATTCTGTATGTACCTTGAAAGTATGTTAATTTTTCCAAAGAAGTGGTTCATAATATTCAAAACAAACATAAACTCAAACTTGGTAATACATGTGATCAATTCGTAAGAGAGCATCTCCACCAGTTTCAATATTTGCACTATATCTATCAAATGTTATTGAACTGCTCACAAGCTTTCAAATCTGCTGCTAAACTTTGCGTCACTTAGTACTTTCAAATACAAAATCTTTGTTACCTCTTTGAATGCATATGCTGCACTTATAACAGCGGCAAATTCTGCATGTCTGTTAGTTGAAACCTTAATTATATTTTCCCTAGAAAATGGGAGGCGACCTCCCCCTCCTGGACTCCCCAATCGCCGCCAGTGCTCTTATATCCCAAATGTAGTCATTATAATCGAAAAATGGCTGAATAAGATATTGGAATTTCGGGTTTTGGACTGGCCTTAAGACAGTCTACAATAATATCTTATTTATTCCAGtattcatataataaatttttttatttcttggaaaaaaattttataatcttgACGCCTTTCTACCTTTTCTGATGTCTAGTCCTTTTTTCACCAGCTGTTTCCATTCTTTCCtatcttttgttttatctttgcTATCGTATTCCTTGTTTTTCCACTGCCATCTTATTCTCCGTTTTCCTCGGCATTTCTTCTGTACAACTCTTCCTCGGCTTCACTTTCTTCATTTtgtaagtttttgttttatatatctTCCGTATTAATCGGTCCAATTAACGTGATCTCTGGCAAAACGTGGGCTCGGTGGGCTAAGGTTAATTTGAGACTGATGTTTTTGGTTGATGTTTTTAGCTGAATCTTTTTCTGACTGCCCAACCACTCCTCGCGTTTCtatgagctcttgttggacttgaacaTCAATGAGGGCCCTATTTCCCACTGATGTGCTGACAATGAATCGGTTATCTCTCTGAGGGCACATTTTTCTTCCGGAAACGCTTCTTCGATAAAAGTTACCAGTCTCTTGATAAGGTTAAGTTACCACTCACTGGCCACTTCTTGCTGATTCTGGCCTCGTCGCAATATGGTGACCTCTTGACCATGATTATCCCTTGTTATGTCCAATTCCCTgtagaattcttgtttgttgttaaaGTGTGTGTTAACGCCATTAGCTTTGatattttactaataaaaataccatttcgggttcatttttttgttagtgACCTGTGGTTGCTAAGTCGATTTTTTTCTCatgatttgtatatttttttgtagcttTCACGAAAAAACCTTTGGACGATTATTTGGCAGCAAATTTAACAAAAGTGAGAACGATACATTTGCCCGAAAGAAGTGGACTAATCAGAGCAAGATTAGCAGGTGCCCGTGAAGCCACAGCtgatgtattaatttttttggattctcATACAGAAGCCAATGTTAACTGGTTACCTCCACTATTAGGTATATTTCTCGAACATAAATACCATATTCATATACTGATATTATTAGCCTCTTCTTCTCctaatataaagaaatattcttCAGAACCAATTGCTCAAGATTACAAGACTTGCGTATGTCCCTTTATCGACGTGATAGCTTATGAAACATTTGAATACAGAGCTCAAGATGAAGGTGCCAGAGGTGCATTCGAttgggaatttttttataagagaTTACCTCTTCTTCCTGAAGACCTCAAAAGACCTACTGAGCCTTTCAAGTGAGTAATCAACTTTTTATGTACACTACTTATACAGAAACAGAtattaattatcataaaatgGATTTTGGAGTGGACAAAGTTCATTATACATGGTGAgtgatgaaaaaattcacaTAATTCTACCATATTTAGGATCCTTAGAGAAGGATATCATCTGGCTACTAAGAAGTGTATGTAAATGGTCTTTCCGAGAATTTCCGCATTCGCCAAACTTATTAACATAATAGAACAGGACAGGCTTCACTATCTACGTTAGTCAATCATCGTCAATCATTCTAACTTCGATTTTTTCTTCATCGTCTGTGTCCAAGATGGCAAAATCTTGATCATGATGTATCCTCCGCTGGTGAttatgttttacttttttgatataGAATTTTAACACATCGAATCCTAACCTCTCAATCATCACTGATACAGAATTTTGGAGGAGATTATCTGCACAAAAACTGTTAGATGAgctaaatatacaaattatttttttttaacctgTTTTACATCTAACCgaacttttttatatcttttttcgtgataaattttcttcattccaagtttatttttaatgaaaatcaaacTGATTTACAAATTATGACACTATTATGTTGATACTAATCAGTTATTTTCTATCTTGAAACTCTTTTCACCAGATGGCATGATGTaaactaatttgaaatattgaccTTTTAAAGTTCATCATTCAGTTAAATAAGAGTTGTTGAACGACTTACTCACCCTGCAATTGACTTTTATTTAAGTAATTAATGAAATAAGAGTTAAAACTGACATAATTTCTTTGTCGAACGACTTACTCACCCTGCAGTGGACTTTTATTGTAACATTTAGTGAAGAAATAGTGAAAACTGACAAAAATTTCTTTGTCGAACAACATACTCCCCCTGCTGTTGACTTTTATTTAAGTAATTAGTGAAATAAGAGTGAAAACTAACAGAATTTCTCTGTTGAACGACTTACTCACCCTGCAGTGGACTTTTATTGTAaccttttaataaaaaaaaagagtgAAAACTGACAGAATTTCTTTGTTGAACAACTTACTCACCCTGCAGTTGACTTTTATTTAAGTAATTAGTGAAATAAGAGTGAAAACTGACAGAATTTCTTTGTTGAACGACATACTCACCCTTCAATAGacttttattgtaaaaattagtgaaaaaatagtgaaaactgACAGAATTTCTTTGTTGAGCGACTTACTCCACCTGCAGttgacttttatttaaataattagtgaAATAAGAGTGAAAACTGACAGAATTTCTTTGTCGAACGACATACTCACCCTGCATTTGTGTTTTATTGTAACCAATTAGTGAAAAAGTGTGAACATACACAACGGAATAATCACCCTGCAGTTGACTTATATTGTAACCGATTTTCTTAGATTAGATATTTGGGACAGAGTGAAActgtaattcatttttttgacatataaaGGCTTTTGAAATTTCATCTCAATGAAATATTACAGGAGCCCAGTAATGGCTGGAGGGCTGTTTGCCATAAGTAGAAAATTCTTTTGGGAATTGGGCGGATACGATGAAGGTTTGGATATTTGGGGTGGTGAACAATATGAGCTTAGTTTCAAAATTTGGCAATGTGGTGGACAAATGTATGATGCTCCTTGTTCAAGAGTTGGTCATATTTATAGAAAGTTCGCTCCTTTTCCGAATCCAGGTAAAGGTGATTTTGTTGGAAGGGTaagtcgatttttttatttacgaaCTCTCAATCTCAGTGAACTTGACCCAATTTCCCAAAATATGATGTTTGGCAATTTATTCCAAAGAAATGatcaaaattgtagaaaatgGTATCTAGCTGTATTCAACTTCTTATAGAAACGTATAGAACAATAGTTACCCAATGATAGATGGAGCCACTCAAcatcttttatattattaagCTATGATCGTTTCTGTCAAATGACATTCGGATGTGTATCCGTCACAATATCATTGTTTAGTATTAATTTTCCTTTGAGACAATTCTATTTATATCATTGACGTATTTaccaaaaagaaaacaattgaaaattaatttttatatggtgTTATTAACTAGATaatgttaattttcaatttatgttaatcAGTTATAGTTGTCTAGAAAGACAATTTACTTTATTCAATAGTCCTGTCTACTACAATCCttaaatacatataaattgaTTCATCTTTCAgcaattctatttattattctatGAAAATTACGTCGATTTTTTCTATATAGAATTACAGAAGAGTAGCAGAGGTGTGGATGGACGAATACGCCGAATACCTTTATAAGAGACGACcgcattataaaaatatcgatcCAGGAGATCTAAGCGCACAACGTGctattcgaaaaaatttaaaatgtaaacCGTTCAAATGGTTTATGGAAACTATAGCTTTCGATTTGCCCTTGAGATATCCCCCAATAGAACCCGACGATTTTGGATATGGAGAGGTATGTCAATGTCACAGAtttatattatgttatttatttctttagaGGTATAGACGAAGAGGTTGTTGACTAGGAGGAAGAACAATTTATGGAACTACAGTTGAACATCGTAAATTCGGACTTCTAAAACGCGAGATATCTAAAATCCATGATGTAAAaactacaaggtgtgttcttACCGAAAACCAATGTACGACCTCTACTGCGGAGTTTCACTTTCTGTCATATCGGCTGTCACCAGCTGActgattcatatttatttttctacgcccatgtctgtaaacgtcaaaattcGCACTATCtacattccttgtaaatgaaATGCACGAAATGAGATCTCATAACATACacgtgcgttttgagaagaaaacttaaacttattggtttaattaaattacaatcaaatttttatttacgtaagactttatttggtctatttacacaaatttagtcaattaaaaaacatgaaaacttTGAGCATTAGCGAGATATGTTTAAGATTGAAAGAGTtatgcccctaaatgtaggcagcacattatacaatttctttaaaaataggacacgttttcttaagAAGCATGCATCAATGGGCGcagaaaaagtatagtacgttacacgagaatgcgtgaaatttatatataatgggttacttacaactcttgttacgtaatatactattaCATTGAGCGTATAGAgtgattattaaaattaaaatgccTTGTTCATGCTACAAAAGATATTGAATGGAAAAAAGTTTGTGGAGAAAGACAACTTAACCTCCAACACGGTAAGTGTTTCCAAGTTTAtcctatatttttttgttggttgATTTAACattgatcaaatatttattgtttgaatagCGAGAATATGCCcgaatcattttaaaaaagttgCTACTTGCAAAAGCCCGAGCACTTGATTGTTAGTGGAGATACAAATATCCATGTGTTATCCAAAGATGCAGTGCCATCTATCTACCAGTGAAAATTCAACGTgagtgtaaaaaaaattagcagaaATGCTGTAtcactataaaatatttgtaagaaGTTCCCTAATACAAGTATGTGTAACTGTTTATATCTTACAGTGAAAGAACCAGGAAAAGATCTCACTCTTATAGTGATGACACGTATGTTGAATCTCACaagagaaatcgaaaaaaaaacaagtaacaAAGAAAATCAATCAGTTTAGATGAGTCAACGAGCAGTGTAATAACAAGGTGATATCAGAATAaagtattgaattatttatatggCTTTTAATAAGTAAATCCActgtatatttaacaaaattcaattttgattcaC belongs to Diorhabda carinulata isolate Delta chromosome X, icDioCari1.1, whole genome shotgun sequence and includes:
- the LOC130902319 gene encoding N-acetylgalactosaminyltransferase 6-like isoform X2, producing the protein MRRNLKTLLKYILLSSVTVVFTVLIYRIFKTRTYRIDSRVYFGINNGIEPIAPEAIVLVDNEKIDWHDYERIKRDASRTGRGEQGKAAYLDNSETAQYDALYKVNGFNALLSDKIALDRAVPDIRHVGCKSKKYLKNLPTVSVIVPFHNEHWTTLLRTAVSVINRSPPHLLKEIILVDDFSSKPFTKKPLDDYLAANLTKVRTIHLPERSGLIRARLAGAREATADVLIFLDSHTEANVNWLPPLLEPIAQDYKTCVCPFIDVIAYETFEYRAQDEGARGAFDWEFFYKRLPLLPEDLKRPTEPFKSPVMAGGLFAISRKFFWELGGYDEGLDIWGGEQYELSFKIWQCGGQMYDAPCSRVGHIYRKFAPFPNPGKGDFVGRNYRRVAEVWMDEYAEYLYKRRPHYKNIDPGDLSAQRAIRKNLKCKPFKWFMETIAFDLPLRYPPIEPDDFGYGEIRNVGVPELCVDSSKKQKNDVVGVAACVKGTARAGSQSFTLTWHKDLRITKRTDCLDVSDPNDKAEITLYSCHGMKGNQYWKYDVEKQWFIHGGNPRCLDIDPGKLKLYVTTCDENSITQKWRFENVNLTMIADWDNIGVKQ
- the LOC130902319 gene encoding N-acetylgalactosaminyltransferase 6-like isoform X1, whose amino-acid sequence is MRRNLKTLLKYILLSSVTVVFTVLIYRIFKTRTYRIDSRVYFGINNGIEPIAPEAIVLVDNEKIDWHDYERIKRDASRTGRGEQGKAAYLDNSETAQYDALYKVNGFNALLSDKIALDRAVPDIRHVGCKSKKYLKNLPTVSVIVPFHNEHWTTLLRTAVSVINRSPPHLLKEIILVDDFSSKPFTKKPLDDYLAANLTKVRTIHLPERSGLIRARLAGAREATADVLIFLDSHTEANVNWLPPLLGIFLEHKYHIHILILLASSSPNIKKYSSEPIAQDYKTCVCPFIDVIAYETFEYRAQDEGARGAFDWEFFYKRLPLLPEDLKRPTEPFKSPVMAGGLFAISRKFFWELGGYDEGLDIWGGEQYELSFKIWQCGGQMYDAPCSRVGHIYRKFAPFPNPGKGDFVGRNYRRVAEVWMDEYAEYLYKRRPHYKNIDPGDLSAQRAIRKNLKCKPFKWFMETIAFDLPLRYPPIEPDDFGYGEIRNVGVPELCVDSSKKQKNDVVGVAACVKGTARAGSQSFTLTWHKDLRITKRTDCLDVSDPNDKAEITLYSCHGMKGNQYWKYDVEKQWFIHGGNPRCLDIDPGKLKLYVTTCDENSITQKWRFENVNLTMIADWDNIGVKQ